The following coding sequences lie in one Niabella agricola genomic window:
- a CDS encoding DUF1345 domain-containing protein: MQHPYVFKPGFAHKLRAIDRVYLSFIAGSITAAALYLSGLPTMMIILAGWLAFCICYLVLCWQVIYTTPREYIIKKAAAEDGSRAFVFLFIVLACFACMGAVLSIVINSRGNNVSHFLWLPLSVSAMIASWLLVHTIYTFHYAHLYYQDGAEGRGLHFPGDEQPDYRDFAYYALCMGCTFQVSDVDTTSRNLRMVTMYHGLISFALNTFLVALTINIVSGLVH, from the coding sequence ATGCAGCATCCGTATGTTTTCAAACCCGGGTTTGCGCATAAACTGCGCGCCATCGACCGGGTCTATCTATCGTTTATTGCCGGCAGTATTACTGCTGCTGCATTGTATCTGTCCGGCCTTCCTACTATGATGATCATTCTTGCCGGCTGGCTGGCTTTTTGTATTTGCTATCTCGTGCTTTGCTGGCAGGTTATTTACACTACGCCGCGGGAATACATTATAAAAAAGGCTGCTGCAGAAGATGGCAGCAGGGCCTTTGTTTTTTTATTTATTGTATTGGCCTGCTTTGCGTGCATGGGTGCAGTATTAAGCATTGTGATCAATTCCCGAGGAAACAATGTCAGTCATTTTTTGTGGTTACCCCTGTCGGTATCCGCAATGATCGCCTCCTGGCTACTGGTGCACACCATTTATACGTTTCATTACGCCCACCTGTATTACCAGGATGGGGCCGAAGGAAGGGGCCTGCATTTTCCAGGAGATGAGCAACCCGATTACCGCGACTTTGCATATTATGCGCTTTGTATGGGCTGTACCTTCCAGGTTTCGGATGTAGATACCACTTCCCGAAACCTGAGAATGGTGACCATGTATCACGGACTGATTTCCTTCGCTTTGAATACCTTCCTGGTAGCCCTTACCATCAATATTGTTTCAGGGTTGGTGCATTAG
- a CDS encoding beta-N-acetylhexosaminidase, producing the protein MKKVYTALLFLTMVVLTNAQTSCPVIPAPKKATVSNRSFVLNKYTRIYIATTLLKDAAGYLQQELIKKELLPLGLTTQSSEANTILLTLSKGAMEVDEGYTLRITDRGVHIMGNSVGGVVNGISSFLQLVRSQKSHNSTIAIDGWEISDGPRYRWRGFMLDESRHFMGKKKVLQLLDWMAFYKLNRFHWHLTDEPAWRLEIRRYPRLTLVGGAGSFTDPEAPAAYYTQQEIAEIVHYAGQRNITVIPEIDMPGHATAANRAYPQYSGGGNEQHPDFTFDPGNEHTYGYLTNMLREVNMLFPSGMMHLGGDEVSFGTDQWLKNAGIRRLMEREGLKDLKAVERYFMERMADSVYAMNAKLLAWDEMAEINLPNDKTVIFWWRHDKPAQLKMALDRGYDVVVCPRLPYYFDFVQDSTHRMGRKWGKGYSPLEDVYSFNLSALIGARHQKQVQGIQANLWTETVPDFNRMDYLVFPRIAALAEAAWTKEELKNYADFTGRLKKQFALYRDDDIYFYNPFNPSEIPEPVYFRKDKRNLSAQEN; encoded by the coding sequence ATGAAAAAAGTGTATACTGCCTTGCTGTTTTTGACGATGGTTGTTTTGACGAATGCTCAAACCTCCTGTCCGGTGATTCCTGCGCCGAAGAAGGCAACCGTCTCCAACCGTTCATTTGTGCTTAATAAGTATACCCGCATCTATATCGCAACCACACTGCTGAAAGATGCTGCGGGGTATCTTCAACAGGAGCTCATCAAAAAAGAGTTGCTCCCGTTGGGTCTAACAACGCAATCTTCAGAAGCCAATACGATCCTGCTTACATTGAGTAAGGGCGCTATGGAAGTAGATGAAGGATATACGCTGCGCATTACAGACCGGGGCGTACATATTATGGGCAACTCGGTGGGAGGCGTGGTTAACGGGATTTCCAGCTTTTTACAATTGGTGCGCTCACAAAAGAGCCATAACAGTACCATTGCTATTGATGGATGGGAGATCTCCGACGGTCCCCGCTATCGCTGGCGCGGGTTTATGCTGGATGAATCGCGGCATTTTATGGGCAAGAAAAAAGTATTGCAACTGCTGGACTGGATGGCTTTTTACAAACTGAACCGGTTTCACTGGCACCTGACTGATGAACCTGCATGGCGGTTGGAGATCCGTAGGTATCCCCGGCTGACCCTGGTTGGCGGGGCCGGTAGTTTTACAGATCCCGAAGCGCCGGCCGCCTACTATACGCAGCAGGAGATTGCTGAGATCGTTCATTATGCAGGGCAGCGCAATATCACTGTAATCCCCGAGATTGATATGCCAGGGCATGCCACCGCAGCAAATCGTGCGTACCCGCAATACAGCGGCGGCGGCAATGAGCAGCATCCGGATTTTACCTTTGACCCAGGTAATGAGCATACCTATGGGTACCTGACTAATATGCTTCGTGAGGTGAATATGTTGTTCCCCTCCGGAATGATGCATCTGGGGGGCGATGAAGTGAGCTTTGGTACCGATCAGTGGCTGAAGAATGCGGGCATCCGGAGATTAATGGAACGTGAAGGCTTAAAGGATCTGAAAGCCGTAGAGCGTTATTTTATGGAGCGTATGGCCGACTCCGTATATGCAATGAATGCAAAATTGCTGGCCTGGGATGAGATGGCCGAGATCAACCTCCCCAATGACAAGACCGTGATTTTCTGGTGGCGGCACGACAAGCCGGCGCAGTTGAAAATGGCATTGGATAGGGGATATGACGTAGTGGTATGCCCGCGCCTGCCGTATTATTTCGATTTTGTTCAGGATAGCACGCATCGTATGGGCCGCAAATGGGGAAAGGGCTATAGTCCGTTGGAAGATGTTTATTCCTTTAACCTCTCTGCACTGATAGGTGCGCGGCACCAAAAACAGGTTCAGGGCATTCAGGCGAATTTATGGACAGAAACTGTTCCTGATTTTAACCGGATGGACTACCTTGTGTTTCCACGTATTGCTGCATTGGCAGAGGCGGCCTGGACAAAGGAGGAATTAAAAAATTATGCGGACTTTACCGGTCGTTTAAAAAAGCAGTTTGCACTTTACCGGGATGATGATATCTATTTTTACAACCCCTTTAATCCTTCCGAAATTCCCGAGCCGGTATATTTCAGGAAAGATAAGCGGAACCTGTCCGCCCAGGAGAATTAA
- a CDS encoding alpha-L-fucosidase, whose amino-acid sequence MTKIKKTGFIFFVMIVVLNPFANAQWTGPKRKPDSLRTIQYGPITPAHRSDAAMQAFRNYGLGQFIHWGLYAIPGNEWNGVSARGGAAASEWIRSWGGPTAPKDWKNIYDNLYRQFNPKRFDAKRWAKQAKEMGARYVIFTTKHHDGFALWPTKYSDYSIAKTPYKKDIVKQVVDAYTAEGIDVYLYFSVLEWNNPDYIGGVPKTADEKKRFDRFLTYTRNQLLELITNYPQIKGLWFDGTWDNSWKSAYDFTYKLEKELREKHPGLIIGSRFRNDEFGARHFDSNGRLLGDYEQGWERKMPGSFEWLDGNDWDCVMTIPPNGWGYMKDWSGIYTKTTDDLLDMLMRCRSMNGNFVINFGPDGNGNMRPEEDRIAAETGAWIKHNAPAVYEGRHSDFPAGQYGYFTQKDSTLYLTVFNRPVNNRVRITVPKNFKQVPVSAILVETGGKLEVEPADMGLDLDKNTYYDIRLPSSFQTERAFVIQIHLGAPAKKTGKLMDAKM is encoded by the coding sequence ATGACAAAGATAAAAAAAACAGGCTTCATTTTTTTTGTAATGATCGTGGTTTTAAACCCGTTCGCAAACGCACAATGGACAGGTCCCAAAAGGAAACCGGATAGTTTAAGAACAATTCAATATGGTCCGATAACACCGGCGCACCGTAGCGACGCGGCTATGCAGGCATTCCGAAATTACGGCCTGGGCCAGTTTATTCACTGGGGCCTGTATGCCATCCCCGGCAACGAATGGAACGGGGTAAGTGCCAGAGGCGGGGCAGCTGCATCGGAATGGATCCGCTCCTGGGGAGGGCCAACGGCTCCGAAGGACTGGAAAAATATTTACGATAATTTATACAGGCAATTTAATCCCAAAAGGTTTGATGCAAAACGCTGGGCAAAACAGGCCAAAGAAATGGGCGCCCGTTATGTGATCTTTACAACCAAGCATCACGACGGTTTTGCGTTATGGCCTACAAAGTACTCTGATTATAGTATTGCCAAAACACCGTATAAGAAAGATATTGTTAAGCAGGTAGTTGATGCCTATACAGCAGAAGGCATTGATGTATACCTGTATTTTTCCGTGCTGGAGTGGAACAACCCGGATTATATCGGCGGTGTGCCAAAAACAGCAGATGAAAAAAAACGCTTTGACCGGTTTCTGACCTATACGCGCAACCAGCTTTTGGAACTGATCACAAACTACCCGCAGATCAAAGGACTTTGGTTCGACGGCACCTGGGACAACTCCTGGAAAAGCGCCTACGATTTTACCTATAAGCTGGAGAAAGAACTGCGCGAGAAACACCCGGGGCTGATCATTGGATCCAGATTCCGTAATGATGAATTTGGTGCGCGGCATTTCGACAGCAACGGCCGCTTGCTGGGCGATTATGAACAGGGATGGGAGCGGAAGATGCCCGGAAGTTTTGAATGGCTCGATGGAAACGATTGGGATTGTGTGATGACGATCCCCCCGAACGGTTGGGGATATATGAAAGACTGGTCAGGGATCTACACCAAGACAACCGATGACCTGTTGGATATGCTGATGCGCTGCCGTTCGATGAATGGCAATTTTGTAATCAATTTCGGACCGGACGGCAATGGGAATATGCGCCCGGAAGAAGACCGGATTGCCGCTGAAACCGGGGCCTGGATAAAGCATAACGCCCCGGCGGTATATGAAGGCCGGCATTCCGATTTTCCGGCTGGTCAATACGGCTACTTTACACAAAAGGATAGCACATTGTATCTTACGGTATTCAACCGGCCGGTAAACAACCGGGTGCGGATCACGGTTCCAAAGAATTTTAAACAGGTGCCGGTTTCGGCAATATTAGTGGAAACGGGTGGCAAGCTGGAGGTTGAGCCTGCGGATATGGGTCTGGACCTGGATAAAAATACCTATTATGATATCCGGCTGCCGTCATCTTTTCAGACTGAAAGAGCGTTTGTGATCCAGATACATCTGGGAGCGCCGGCAAAAAAAACCGGCAAATTAATGGATGCGAAAATGTGA